The genomic stretch ctcctgcttttcgagccggagccccggtaaacccgctaggtagtccgcagtcgCGGCTCTAAGCTAGTATTTCCAGTGATCACTAATGATTAATCAGTGAGAAGGTAATCTGATTATGTATGACTGCTGTTGATTAATTAAACCTACGTACGTACTGGATTGTAGGAGTGACTCATGCAAAGAGTCGCTGGTACAATTCCCAGGTCGGGCTAGTGGATCTCAAGGAattttattaagtgtgggagagccatgcttcggcactggtataagccgctaaacgagacggatcacctgatggtaagcaatcgccgttccCCCCCATGaaaacttgaaacaccagaggcgttataagtgcattgccggcattttggggctAACCccaatttaagagttgttgggaaatcggggattgggaaggggagtaattgggcctccggtaacctcacctacacaacgcaagcgttgtttcacgtcggtgtactgctcggccgtggtatcactccggtcgagccggcccagcagtgccgaagcatggctctcccacacttaaaactttcCTTTGGTCATCCTCTTCCTTAACATCCATCAGCCAAGCCTCTTTCTAAATGAAAAGGCGTGATAATCATGATTAGCTAGTGTTGCCAATCTGTTTGAATCAGTCAAGGTAATTTATACCTTCACGCATAGTTATAAGGTTGAGTATAAAAGGAGCATACAGTTTAAGAGATGTGCGCAGTCGCCCGAACACAAATGAACATACTATtaggtaagtacatacatacatacatacatacataacctcacgcctgtctcccatgggggtaggcagagacaatggaacgccaattgccacggttcttacacacttctttcgcgtcatcaacagtcatcagtcttttaatgcatgctcgtcggttaaaggtacttttaatttggcccgtttttaatatatcgccaatctagtcgctatatgtccgtctagggcgccctctaccgacggtcccactcatattcgccttgtatatttctttcgtaaatctgctttcatccatcctttctacatgtccaaaccatcgtaacattcccttttcaatccttgtcactacatcgtctttcaagcCACACTTTTATTAGGTTAGTAACTTGTATATTTActtaccatcatcatcatcaacagcctataagtgtccactgctgaccaaaggtctcttctcacacggagaaggtttgagcatcacaacacttgctcaatgcgggttggccatttcaaacttataatcagaaattataagcccaggtttcctcacgatgttttcctccaccgtttgtcagtggtatctaaataattttacaagtatttaaaaaaaaatccctacactagaattttctcctgtgtcgtaggtgcgtttacaaacatacaagttcacatacacatgacacccagacccgaaacaacaatttgtggatcacacaaagagttgcttcgtgcatGAATCGAAACTgctacccagccaccgcaccaaccgtgcaatcaaacaTGTAACGCGGAAAATTCACATTGATACATGTCAGGTTTCAAATCCGCACcatcatgcatgagaagcaggcgtcacCAAATTCTAACCATTTAAATTCCAGGACTGTGTCTCCTGAGCGCGTGTGTGGCGCCACTGGCATGTCGCTCCGTGGACAACCACGAGCCACCTTCCGAAGACTTGGAACCCTTCGTATCCCATCACCATCACGATGGCAACATAGCTGAACTGCTGATACCACTTCTAGAACGCAGCCTAGCTCAAAGCGAGGCTAGATCCGCTGAACATAGGCGCAAACCAGGTAAAAAGGTGATCCAAGTTCTTCCATACAGAGGCTCAGAGGAACATAAGAGGAAAGGGTGGAGGAAACTCAATTCTCATAAGAAGCAGGTTGTGGAAATCACTCCCTTGCATGGTAAGGATAGAGCTAAGCCTTTAGCTTACATCCTTTCTGCCGCGAAATCCAGTCATGATGAACGAGCAGGTCCTCACGATGTCAGTTCTAGCAACTCTGATGGTGAACGCGATAAGTCTACCAGTGAAGAACAGCAATCCACTGAAGAGTCAAAAGATGTGAATGATAAAACGGCTGATGTCTCTGAATCACACAGCGCTTCCAGCAGCGCTAAATCTAGCGAAGAGGATAAAGAATCTAAGGATGTAAGCGATAAATCTAGCGATGTGACTGCTGAAGATAGCGATAGAAGCGCTGAAAAGGTAAAGGATGAtagaaagtttgttttaattgaagaTAGCAATGAAGGTGGTAAAACTAAGCTTAGTAAGAAACATAAGAAGTCCCATCACCATCTCAGTAAAGATGTGACTACAGAAAAGAATTCAGATAGCGATGTCACATTAGAAGTAAAAGAAGCAACAATAGAATCAGGAGAAACTACAGAAGAATTCGTTACAGAAGAGAAAACAGACTCATCAGAAGCTCTATATGATAGTTCAAACCGATACGTTACGATAGAAAACGTTGACGTTACACACGAAGTTACCAGTGAAGATGTTACAGTAACATCTGAAGATGTAACGTCAGAAGGGAGAGCTGTGACGTCAGAAGACACCAATGTCACACAAGAAGATAAAACCGTTACACAAGAAAACGTTACAACTGAACTGAAAGACGTCACGAAAGAAGAACAATCAGTAACTCAAGAAGCAACATCATCTTCCGAAGTTACAGTAGAAAATCACGACGTTACAGCTGAAGAAAATACAACAACAGACCTAAAAGTCACCACAGAAGATCTCGTTACATCAGAAAATGTAGTTACACTGGAAAATTTAGACGTTACACATGAAACACAAGTTACTAATGAAGATATTTCTGTAGAAACAGCAACAGATGTGAAATTACATTCACCTAAAGATGAAAACACATATAAAACTGTTTATAATGAATATGACGATTCAAAAGACGTTACTGAAGAGACAGACTTACAAAACAGCttcattgataataatattgtgataaGTAGAACGGATCAGGAAACTGAGTcagttgaaaataattttggaaAGATATTCAATGATAGAGCGAGAGATATAATTGAATTGATACAGTCTTCTGTCGAAGCGAGTACAGTTGGGCATCGGAACTGCGTGGAACCGCCTGAAAAACATCACGATCACAAATCGTATAGACTATCGTTCTTATTCAACAAATAATTCagggatttttaaacttatttcaatGTGTATATGAGATTGGGATAGGTTTTAAAAGCGTTTGTCCCGTTAAGCaaaaaaagtcaaagcatttatttcaatctatacttctatactaatattataaagctgaagagtttgtttgtttaaacccactaatctccggaactactggtccgatttgaataattctttttgtgatggatagtgcatttatcgagaaaggctataggctataaaacatcacgctatgaccaataggagccaagcaaagcgggtgaaacgTCGCGGAAATAGCTAATTGATCCTAAATTATGGTCTTTTGGaacttcaaattgaattgtccgtcagtctgtttgccagtgaagctaggcgctcgttccaaagtgtagcttcgaatggagaacgagtaagaaaatacaaagagatgtcataactggatttccctttaacataacgcgtgacacgttacggggagcgcgggacgttacaaaccacgcccctctctatgtcCCATctagctgtggactacctagcgggtttaccggggctctacctcgaaaagcaggagtaggaacggggtggtttttagtcagtaagagtctgacacttccttttacctcgcccaaggcggaagaagtcattgtgttaatttccccctcaaaacaaaAAGTACAGAAAAAGCCACAATTATCGACCAAAACACTCTgtctaattataaaaattattaacattttcttttaataattttaatgaaaatatatgtatgtttagaCTGCAACTATCTCGCGATTGGCTGAACTAATTTCGATACGGTTTTTAAAAAAGTGCAGGCTTTAGTATGTTAACATACTTCAAAAAAGAGGTtgattttttaacaataattgacaaataggtaataaatatttatttatgtatgaaaaaGACAAAGTTATGTACACCTATTTCTATCTCATTTACACATGCAAACGACTCGGCAAGTTATATTGACttgattagtttttattataattgtttatacaattatttgtaGATATTAGAAAAAgcaatgtatataaaaaatgtaaaaaaaaatatgctaaatgcacttgtaatgattataaatatattataataattgaaatatcgTCTTTTCATTGCCAATTCTTATTCTATCTATCCCATTTCCCCtatcttaaaataatacctactttttatgGATTAGGAGGCAAActagcagacgcatcacctgatggtaagcaatcagcgccgcctatggacacccacaGCACCACAGGAGTTACTgctgtgttgccggccttttaaaaaagaatacgctTTTtttcgtatcggttcggaaataccgctgacgacaacaactcattccacagttttactGTGCGAGGTAGAATAGTATATAATttgattacctacttaattatttcGGTAATAATgctcaattaatattaaacatttattttttaaaccccGTATATGTTAAAGTAATCGAATATTTTCTCAATTCAATCATAACTAGTTTCTTTTGGGTAAATAATGTATGTACAAAAACGCCTAACAGAAATTTATTAGCAATGTTTTAGAGAACTACGGcaagtctttaaataaaagtcGGGCGCTTATATATGGCTTAATTTTATTAGCAACGATATCAAAGCAAAATCTTTTAAGGACTAGTTTAACTATCTCTCTTTTATTAGTAACTGAAATTGGCTATACTAGGGGTGTCAAAAAATTTTTGGTCTAACGTCTAAACAATGCAGTTTGACCAAGACAACACCAATTCTCTCTGTTCTCTCTCTCGCTCTGCTTTACttctattgatcatagcgtgatgttttatatcctatAGCTTTTCTCAATAAACGAAGTATTgattattcaacacaaaagtaattattcaatttggatTAGTAGTTCTGGAGACTACCGCAATCGCCGGCAGTCAGCCTGATTATACGGGCTGCATATAGCCCATCAGTATTAGATTACTATCATATAATATTTGGTATGGATTTGGAAATGACTATGGAATCGAATCTGTACCCTTTTTTAtggagggggggggggaatcatccaatgccttctcccgccttgggcgaggcgagaggtagtgtcagactgtaagattaaaaaccaccccgttcctacccctgcttttcgagccggagccccggtaacccgctaggcagtctgcagctccgggaatctgtacccttagtaggaGTGGTAGGAGTttccggctcgaataaaccgaccaatcagagcgcgttttagtttcgattactttgaacgtaaagcCTACGTACGAGtaaaatgactgcacggttggcgcggtggctgccgcgcaacgtatagcgggttcgattctcgcacggagcaactctttgtgtgatccacaaatggtctgagtgtcatgtgtatgtgaacttgtatgtttgtaaacgcacccacgataccggaaaaaatcctagtgtgggacgttttttttaatctcatactaagggtaaCTGAGTCTAAAGTGTTGTCCAATTTCCACTTCCACTTATAATAGGTATTAGGTAGgtaaaaatacgataaaaaagacaaaaaaaggtaatttttcacataatttatttatttatttatttaaaaaatataactaactaactaactaaacaTAGGGGAAATTCACAATTTTAtacttaaacactaaacaattatacataatatattaaaaatcgCTAGAATTTAGACATATCGTATCGCCTGTAGACGCCACTTAGAAATATGGCACCTAATTTGTTTAATACATTTccttacaaactaaaaatatttacaaattcttATAATTCTGCTAATAAGCGTATTCTCAAAAATCCACTTTagtattgattattttaagacatatttttatagaaatcataagccggtaaacgagcagaaggatcacctgatggtaagcaatcgccgccgcccatggacacttgaaacaccagaggcgttacaagtgcgttgccggcttattgggggttaggaatttaagggttgttggggaatcggcgattAGGAaaagggtaattgggtctccggtaacctcactaacacaacgcaagcgttgtttcacgtcagttttctgctcggccgtggtatcactccggtcgagccgacacagcagtgccgaagcatggctctcccataaaGTGGTGTATACAAGGCAAGTAGTGTCTaacaccctcttttcaccacttataagtttaaaatacaaaatatttatgtcaaaaaatgaataaatactaaagtgtttatatacttataaaagttaaataaaaatgtaagtatataagtatacaaGCAGTTTTTTCAAGCGTTATCGTTATACAACAAAAATTTCATTGAATTCCGAGTCAAAttcactaaaattaaataaaaaaaaagtacattgTTTCAATTTTGTTCATGTcacaattaaattttatattgaatCACATTTTATTG from Spodoptera frugiperda isolate SF20-4 chromosome 19, AGI-APGP_CSIRO_Sfru_2.0, whole genome shotgun sequence encodes the following:
- the LOC118281246 gene encoding uncharacterized protein LOC118281246 — its product is MNILLGLCLLSACVAPLACRSVDNHEPPSEDLEPFVSHHHHDGNIAELLIPLLERSLAQSEARSAEHRRKPGKKVIQVLPYRGSEEHKRKGWRKLNSHKKQVVEITPLHGKDRAKPLAYILSAAKSSHDERAGPHDVSSSNSDGERDKSTSEEQQSTEESKDVNDKTADVSESHSASSSAKSSEEDKESKDVSDKSSDVTAEDSDRSAEKVKDDRKFVLIEDSNEGGKTKLSKKHKKSHHHLSKDVTTEKNSDSDVTLEVKEATIESGETTEEFVTEEKTDSSEALYDSSNRYVTIENVDVTHEVTSEDVTVTSEDVTSEGRAVTSEDTNVTQEDKTVTQENVTTELKDVTKEEQSVTQEATSSSEVTVENHDVTAEENTTTDLKVTTEDLVTSENVVTLENLDVTHETQVTNEDISVETATDVKLHSPKDENTYKTVYNEYDDSKDVTEETDLQNSFIDNNIVISRTDQETESVENNFGKIFNDRARDIIELIQSSVEASTVGHRNCVEPPEKHHDHKSYRLSFLFNK